A genome region from Nicotiana tabacum cultivar K326 chromosome 13, ASM71507v2, whole genome shotgun sequence includes the following:
- the LOC107804648 gene encoding RING-H2 finger protein ATL78-like isoform X2, whose product MEFYYRTERLIPNTHSVPPTSNESNSFHGYSKEASFDTNMIIILAALLCALICALGLNSIIRQSLLEQPETTSSDDAGDVEAGLRQPGTAPNGLDGVPHV is encoded by the exons ATGGAATTTTATTATCGTACAGAGCGGCTAATTCCTAATACTCATTCTGTTCCGCCAACTAGCAACGAAAGCAATTCATTTCATGGTTACTCCAAGGAAGCAAGTTTTGACACCAACATGATAATTATCCTAGCAGCTCTGCTCTGTGCATTAATATGCGCACTTGGTCTAAATTCAATTATCAG GCAATCATTGCTTGAACAACCTGAGACGACATCCTCTGATGATGCAGGGGATGTGGAAGCTGGATTGAGACAACCTGGAACTGCACCAAATGGACTTGATGGTGTGCCTCATGTTTAA
- the LOC107804648 gene encoding RING-H2 finger protein ATL74-like isoform X1, with protein MEFYYRTERLIPNTHSVPPTSNESNSFHGYSKEASFDTNMIIILAALLCALICALGLNSIIRCAFRCSRRFSFESANARAERLAATGLKKSTLRRIPVAVYGSGVHILATDCPICLGEFMDGEKVRVLPRCHHGFHVRCIDIWLASHSSCPTCRQSLLEQPETTSSDDAGDVEAGLRQPGTAPNGLDGVPHV; from the coding sequence ATGGAATTTTATTATCGTACAGAGCGGCTAATTCCTAATACTCATTCTGTTCCGCCAACTAGCAACGAAAGCAATTCATTTCATGGTTACTCCAAGGAAGCAAGTTTTGACACCAACATGATAATTATCCTAGCAGCTCTGCTCTGTGCATTAATATGCGCACTTGGTCTAAATTCAATTATCAGGTGTGCTTTCAGATGTAGCCGCAGATTTTCTTTCGAGTCAGCAAATGCGCGAGCTGAACGCTTAGCTGCAACGGGGCTTAAGAAAAGCACGTTGAGGCGAATTCCGGTGGCTGTTTATGGATCAGGAGTTCATATTCTGGCCACGGATTGTCCAATTTGCCTTGGTGAATTTATGGATGGCGAGAAAGTGAGAGTCTTGCCTAGATGTCACCATGGGTTTCATGTTAGGTGCATAGACATTTGGTTGGCTTCACACTCTTCTTGCCCAACTTGTAGGCAATCATTGCTTGAACAACCTGAGACGACATCCTCTGATGATGCAGGGGATGTGGAAGCTGGATTGAGACAACCTGGAACTGCACCAAATGGACTTGATGGTGTGCCTCATGTTTAA